AAAGCAATTCCGGACCGCAAGAAGCATCCTCCGGAAATCGTGCTTTCCCACCTGAGCCTGAAAAAGATATTGTATGGTTCATCCAGCAATATTCCACCGTCCTAGAGGACTGGCAACGTGACATTATGACGATGCTGCATGACGAAATGCTCTATTTCTGGCCGCAGATGGAGACGAAGATCATGAACGAAGGCTGGGCTTCCTACTGGCATCAGCGCATCGTACGCGAACTCGATCTAACGGTAGAGGAAACCGTTGAATACGCCAAGCTGAATTCCTCCGTCGTACAGCCCTCACGGCAGAGCCTGAATCCATACTATCTCGGACTAAAAATCTTCGAAGACATCGAACGTCGCTGGGACCGCGAGAAAATATTTGAAGTTCGTGAGCTCGAATCCGATACCTCTTTTCTACGTAGCTATCTGTCCAAGGAACTGGTGAACGATCTCGATCTTTATGTTTTTGAGAAAAAAGGCCCGGAATGGAAAATCACCGACAAAGCGTGGGAAAACGTGCGGGATCAGCTCGTACTCGCCCGCGTCAATGGCGGGTCTCCATACTTGGTCATAGAAGATGCGGATTTCGAGAAGAATGGCGAATTGTTTATAACCCACCGATATGAAAGTATCGAGCTGGATCTGAAGTATCTGGAGCGTACGCTTCCGCATATTTACTCATTATGGGGACGGACCGTTCATCTACAGACAGTTGTGGAAGAGAAAAAGGCGCGGTTTTCATACGATGGCAAGAAGGTGCAGCGGAAGTTTATTTAAAGAAAAATAAGAGAATACTGCTTTATTACTTGAAAAACAAAGCGGCAGACCAGGACGCGTATATACGTCATGGTCTGCCGCTTCTTTATTTGATGAGCTGAATTAATGTATACTGTCTTATTTGCCACCAGCGTCTAAATACGCTTGTACTTGCTTTTGCAACTCTGTACGAATTTTATCCAATCCCAAGCCCTTCAAATCACTATTCAGCTTAACAAAATCAGACTTCCAATCCTTCACTTGACCTGCCTTCAATGTCTGAATGAATGGATCTGCCTTTGATTGAATATTTGCAAATTCAGCTTTTACATTCGACGTATCAAATTGGAAGCTGGCTAATGCTGGTGCATAGTAGCTATCTGGTTTCGCGGAATATTCGAAATATTTCTTTGCTGTTTCATCCAAATCGGAAGACAAGCGAATTGTCGTCGGGTTCCAAGTAAACTCATAGCCTGGGAAGTTATAATTCTTGGATGCATCGAGCTGCTTGTATTCATTATCGCCAACAGCTTCCCAATGTTTTCCTTCAATCCCGAACTCGAATAAATCATGATTCGCACGATCCTGGAACATCCAGTCGAAAAATTTCATCGTACGGTCAATATTTTTGCTCGTGACTGGAATCGCTATTGAGTTGTTAGACTTATAGTTTGTGGTAATTGCTTTTGCTTCCATATTGCGCATTTTGTCATTGATTACGAAGAATTCCAAATCTGCTCCTGCAATCGTTTCTTTCAATTGTTTCTTCGATGCTGCATAATCCGCTAGAGTTCCATAGAATGAAGCTGCTTTTCCGGACATAAAGTATGCCTTACGATCCTTCTGACTCAATACATCCTTCTCGAGATATTTACTCCATTCGGCGAACTTATCATACTGAATAAATGCTGAATCCATCGTATTAAATGGCGCTGGCAACTTCGCATATTCAGAAGCTGGATCCCCCAGTGCTACGATATCCTTCACTATCTTCAGATCGTCAGAGAGGTGCACCAAAAATGTAATACCACCTAAATTAATTGGTCGTACGATATTCGTATCAGGTCTCTCTGGGGTAAACATCATTTGGAAGCCTCCATTGCCTTGGACAGCAAGAGGCGTCATACCATTCTCAGTAGCAAGAACCTTATCATAGTATTGCTGAAGTTGATCATAGCTTTCAATCGGCTTCTGGAATCCAAGCTTCTCTCGTAAATCTTTACGGATAAAGACAACCGGTATATCGTAGAAATATTGCGTAAACGGTATCGTATACAGATGGTTATCATAGCGCTTGTTCATTTCAACAAATTCTGAGGAGAACGCTTTCTTTAATCCTGGGTATTCGTCATTATTAAAGTATTTATCCAGTTGTGCGTAAGCCCCTTGAGGAATAAGCTCCCTCAAGTTCTGGAAGTCTGCATCAAATACGAAGTCTACCGATTCGCCTGCAGCCATCGCTAGTTTGACCTTCTGCTTATGGTCAGCAGGTGCATTCCAAGCAATATTGATTTTTGTATTCAATGTATCCTTTGTCCGTTTCTCAAACTCTTGCATCACTAACGAAAGATCCTTTGGCTCTTCACCAAATAACATTCCCTTTAATTTTACCGACTCAACAGAGCTGGATCCCCCGTCTGTCCCCTTGCTCTCTTCCTTACTACCACAAGCAACCGTTGAACCTAATAAAACTAAAGATAACATTAGCATTCCAAATTGTTTAACTTTCATTTTTTTGCCTCCCTTTATATGTGAAAGTACATTAAAGCCAGTATGCATACTACAAGTGAGCTCAACCCTTCACCGCTCCTACCATAAGACCTCTAACAAAATACTTTTGTAAAAACGGATAGAGAAAGATAATTGGCCCAATCGTTACAACCGTAGTTGCCAAACGAACTGTCATCGTAGGAGCGATGAAGTTAGGTATGGATACATCTGCAGAGATCTGATTCACATAGTCCAAGTTGTTCATAATTCTCTGAATCAAATATTGTAAAGGGTATAAATTTTTGTCACTAATATAAAGTACAGCATCAAACCATTTATTCCAATACGCTAGTGAATAGAATAAACCTATAGTTGCTAACGCTGGTAATGATATGGGTAGAATGATTCGGAATAGAATATATGCATCATTTGCACCATCAATTTTCGCCGATTCTGCAATGGAATCATCTATGGAAGCGAAGAAATTTCGCAGCAAGAACATGTTCCAGGCACTCAGCAAGCTAGGAATAATTAATACCCATATCGTATCCTTCATATCCAAGTACTTAGAAATCAAAAGATAAGAAGCAACTAACCCACCATGAAATAGCATCGTGAAATATACGTAGAAAGCAATATGGTTGCGATATTTCATAGATTTCACAGATATGGCATAAGATAAGGCACTCGTCAAAATCATCGAGATAATCGTACCTCCTATGGTTACAATAGATGTCACGCCATAAGCACGATATATCGTGATGTCTTGAAATATCAATTTATAAGCATCTAAACTAAATTCTTTTGGCCAGAAGGTATATCCGTCACGAAGTATTGAAGCTTCACTGGCAAAAGAGCTTGCTACTACTGCCCAGAATGGAATTAAACAGTATATCGAGAATAATGCAATAATTACGTAAAAGGCTACTTTCAATAATCGATCTCCGATACTTTCCTTAATCATCATCGCAACTCACATCCTTTATCAAGCTAAAACGCCTTCGGCGTCCATTAAGGACGATAAGCGTTTATACGAGAATTATAAAGATAATGTATAGCATGAAACTTATACATTGTTATAATTTAAAAAATTGCAGATTCTGGAGCAGCTTTCTTAGCAATCGTATTTACCGTTAGGACAAGAATAAATCCAATCAACGACTGCATAAAACCAATTGCTGCAGACATACTCATATCTCCTAAATCCATCATTGCACGGAACAAATACGTATCAATAACATCTGTAGTAGGGTATAACGGCGGGTTCCGTCCAATAATGGCATAGATCATTCCAAAGTTACCATTAAAAATTCCACCCACGGCAAGAATTAATAATAAGATGATCGTTGGTCTCAGTAATGGAAGGGTTATAAATCGAATTTTCTGGGATCGACTTGCCCCATCAATGGAAGCGG
This window of the Paenibacillus sp. FSL R10-2734 genome carries:
- a CDS encoding SpoVR family protein — its product is MPSGEINALERAIAEITEIATGFGLDFYPMRYEICPADIIYTFGAYGMPTRFGHWSFGKTFHKMKSQYDFGLSKIYELVINSNPCYAFLLDGNSLIQNKLIVAHVLAHCDFFKNNMRFSMSNRDMVESMSATADRIAGYSVTYGTDAVESFIDSVLAIQEHIDPSLIQPRKLGKTHLLEAKMKELKDAPQGGSKPSNPYDELWNLDKSNSGPQEASSGNRAFPPEPEKDIVWFIQQYSTVLEDWQRDIMTMLHDEMLYFWPQMETKIMNEGWASYWHQRIVRELDLTVEETVEYAKLNSSVVQPSRQSLNPYYLGLKIFEDIERRWDREKIFEVRELESDTSFLRSYLSKELVNDLDLYVFEKKGPEWKITDKAWENVRDQLVLARVNGGSPYLVIEDADFEKNGELFITHRYESIELDLKYLERTLPHIYSLWGRTVHLQTVVEEKKARFSYDGKKVQRKFI
- a CDS encoding extracellular solute-binding protein: MKVKQFGMLMLSLVLLGSTVACGSKEESKGTDGGSSSVESVKLKGMLFGEEPKDLSLVMQEFEKRTKDTLNTKINIAWNAPADHKQKVKLAMAAGESVDFVFDADFQNLRELIPQGAYAQLDKYFNNDEYPGLKKAFSSEFVEMNKRYDNHLYTIPFTQYFYDIPVVFIRKDLREKLGFQKPIESYDQLQQYYDKVLATENGMTPLAVQGNGGFQMMFTPERPDTNIVRPINLGGITFLVHLSDDLKIVKDIVALGDPASEYAKLPAPFNTMDSAFIQYDKFAEWSKYLEKDVLSQKDRKAYFMSGKAASFYGTLADYAASKKQLKETIAGADLEFFVINDKMRNMEAKAITTNYKSNNSIAIPVTSKNIDRTMKFFDWMFQDRANHDLFEFGIEGKHWEAVGDNEYKQLDASKNYNFPGYEFTWNPTTIRLSSDLDETAKKYFEYSAKPDSYYAPALASFQFDTSNVKAEFANIQSKADPFIQTLKAGQVKDWKSDFVKLNSDLKGLGLDKIRTELQKQVQAYLDAGGK
- a CDS encoding carbohydrate ABC transporter permease translates to MMIKESIGDRLLKVAFYVIIALFSIYCLIPFWAVVASSFASEASILRDGYTFWPKEFSLDAYKLIFQDITIYRAYGVTSIVTIGGTIISMILTSALSYAISVKSMKYRNHIAFYVYFTMLFHGGLVASYLLISKYLDMKDTIWVLIIPSLLSAWNMFLLRNFFASIDDSIAESAKIDGANDAYILFRIILPISLPALATIGLFYSLAYWNKWFDAVLYISDKNLYPLQYLIQRIMNNLDYVNQISADVSIPNFIAPTMTVRLATTVVTIGPIIFLYPFLQKYFVRGLMVGAVKG